The Clostridium sp. AWRP genome has a window encoding:
- a CDS encoding endonuclease MutS2: protein MNEKSLKVLEFYKVKERLKDYANTGAAKDLIEKLSPYDNLYEVREHLQETREALKLLVTKGNPPFEGVYDVRQGIKMAGKGSTLMPGQILKIGAILRAARRIQKYITAEEDEEHFKIIEDICAGIVPLKNLEDEIFIAIESEDEISDKASSLLYNIRKSLKDKNASVRDRVNSLIRSYSDYLQDNLYTMRGDRYVLPVKAENKSSVPGLVHDQSSSGATLYIEPMGLVNLNNEIKELKLKEKAEIDRILAELSQQIYDNITVVERDADIIWELDFVFAKAKFGSELNGNIPNVSENGVVNIIEGRHPLINKKTVVPMDVYIGRNFSCLVITGPNTGGKTVTLKTIGLLHIMALSGLMIPARENSTVGFFTEVFADIGDEQSIEQNLSTFSSHMTNIVNIIEKFDEKSLVLFDELGAGTDPTEGAALAVSILENLRKRGCTIVATTHYSELKVYALKNEGVENASVEFDVETLRPTYRLMIGVPGKSNAFEISKRLGLPDFIIEDARENIASDALQFEDLIQSLQEKKSKAETFAREAEILKSEAAKIKEKYEEKASKLQNIRDKAIIGAQREAKEIIRSSKEEADKILKDMRELERMGYTSSVRHKLEENRKKLKDRLEKTEEKLYDNKNDAGEELKSVKEGQEVFIPSLNQKAVVLSKPDSKGEVQVQAGIMKISVKLKELRASSGNSKSEKKKLKREAKLNLRNVSSSVDLRGMDSIEATYTVDKYLDDAYMGGLKEVTIIHGKGTGVLRNSITDMLKKHSHVKNHRLGEYGEGGTGVTIVELK from the coding sequence ATGAACGAAAAATCATTAAAGGTTTTAGAATTTTATAAAGTAAAGGAAAGATTAAAGGATTATGCAAATACAGGAGCAGCTAAAGATTTAATAGAAAAATTAAGCCCTTATGACAACCTGTATGAAGTGAGAGAACATTTGCAGGAAACAAGAGAAGCTTTAAAACTTCTTGTGACTAAAGGCAATCCTCCTTTTGAAGGGGTTTATGATGTAAGACAGGGTATAAAAATGGCGGGAAAAGGTTCTACATTAATGCCAGGACAAATTCTTAAAATAGGAGCAATACTCAGGGCTGCTAGGAGAATTCAGAAGTATATAACTGCCGAAGAAGATGAAGAACATTTTAAAATTATAGAAGATATATGTGCAGGTATTGTTCCTTTAAAAAATTTGGAAGATGAAATTTTTATAGCTATAGAAAGCGAAGATGAAATATCTGATAAGGCAAGTTCTCTTCTCTACAATATTAGAAAAAGTTTGAAAGATAAAAATGCTTCAGTAAGGGATAGGGTAAATTCACTTATAAGAAGTTACTCTGATTACTTACAGGATAATTTGTATACGATGAGGGGAGACAGGTACGTGCTTCCTGTAAAAGCGGAAAACAAGTCATCCGTACCGGGACTTGTCCATGATCAAAGTTCAAGTGGGGCAACTCTTTATATAGAACCTATGGGACTTGTAAATTTGAACAATGAAATAAAAGAACTAAAATTAAAGGAAAAAGCAGAGATAGATAGAATATTAGCTGAACTATCTCAGCAAATATATGACAATATAACAGTGGTTGAAAGAGATGCAGATATAATATGGGAACTTGATTTTGTATTTGCGAAAGCTAAATTTGGCAGTGAGTTAAATGGAAATATTCCAAATGTAAGTGAAAATGGAGTAGTTAATATTATAGAAGGAAGGCATCCACTTATAAATAAAAAAACAGTAGTACCTATGGATGTATATATAGGTAGAAATTTTAGCTGTTTAGTTATAACAGGACCTAATACAGGAGGGAAAACTGTAACTCTTAAAACCATAGGACTTTTGCACATCATGGCACTAAGTGGACTTATGATACCTGCCAGGGAAAATTCTACTGTAGGATTTTTTACAGAGGTATTTGCAGATATTGGAGATGAACAGAGCATAGAGCAGAATTTATCTACATTTTCATCACATATGACTAATATAGTAAATATTATTGAAAAGTTTGATGAAAAATCTCTTGTTTTGTTTGATGAATTAGGCGCAGGTACTGACCCTACAGAAGGTGCAGCTCTTGCAGTATCGATACTTGAAAATTTGAGAAAAAGAGGATGTACTATAGTAGCTACAACTCATTACAGTGAATTAAAAGTATATGCTTTAAAAAATGAGGGAGTGGAAAATGCATCTGTAGAATTTGATGTAGAAACCTTGAGACCTACTTATAGACTTATGATAGGAGTACCGGGAAAGTCTAATGCCTTTGAAATATCCAAAAGACTTGGACTGCCGGATTTTATAATAGAAGATGCTAGAGAAAATATAGCTAGTGATGCCTTACAATTTGAAGATTTAATTCAAAGTCTTCAGGAGAAGAAATCAAAAGCTGAAACTTTTGCTAGAGAAGCAGAAATATTAAAAAGTGAGGCAGCTAAAATCAAAGAAAAATATGAAGAAAAAGCAAGTAAACTTCAAAATATAAGAGATAAGGCTATTATTGGAGCGCAGAGAGAGGCAAAGGAAATAATAAGAAGTTCTAAAGAAGAAGCTGATAAAATTCTAAAGGATATGAGAGAACTAGAAAGAATGGGATACACTTCTTCTGTAAGACATAAATTAGAGGAAAACAGAAAAAAACTTAAGGATAGGTTAGAAAAAACTGAAGAAAAGTTGTATGATAATAAAAATGATGCTGGAGAAGAGCTTAAATCTGTAAAAGAAGGCCAGGAAGTATTCATACCTTCATTAAATCAAAAAGCAGTGGTACTATCTAAACCTGACAGCAAAGGAGAAGTACAGGTTCAAGCAGGAATCATGAAAATAAGTGTTAAATTGAAAGAATTGAGAGCTTCTAGTGGCAATTCAAAAAGTGAAAAGAAAAAGTTAAAAAGAGAAGCCAAATTAAATTTAAGAAATGTTTCAAGTTCAGTGGATTTAAGGGGAATGGACTCTATAGAGGCAACCTATACTGTAGATAAATATTTAGATGATGCATACATGGGAGGACTTAAAGAAGTTACTATAATACACGGCAAGGGTACCGGAGTGCTTAGAAATTCTATAACTGATATGTTGAAAAAGCATTCTCATGTAAAGAATCATAGGCTTGGAGAATATGGTGAAGGTGGTACAGGAGTTACAATAGTTGAATTGAAATAA
- a CDS encoding alpha-hydroxy-acid oxidizing protein — MNYKDVLKNARENLNGSCRVCPACNGNACAGEVPGMGGKGTGDSFKENFNSLSKCKLNMRVIHDAKDPDTSIELFGKKMDIPVFAAPVSGTTLNMGGKFTEEEYISSVIGGCLDAGIYPMVGDTAVDSFLITNLEKLKEFNGEGIAVIKPWENKNVISKIKLAEKAGAFSVGMDIDAAGLITLALHGKPVGPKTLEEIKEVVESTKLPFILKGIMTPDEAELAVKAGVSAIVVSNHGGRVLDQTPGVAEVLPEIAKLVKGKVTILADGGVRSGVDVLKMLALGADAVLIGRPFVTASFGGQREGVKVYVENLKSELKSAMVLTGCKSVKNIDGRILYK, encoded by the coding sequence ATGAACTATAAAGATGTATTAAAAAATGCAAGGGAAAATTTAAATGGAAGCTGCAGGGTATGTCCTGCCTGTAATGGAAACGCATGTGCTGGAGAAGTACCAGGCATGGGAGGAAAGGGAACAGGAGATTCTTTTAAAGAAAATTTTAATTCACTAAGCAAATGTAAATTAAATATGAGAGTTATACATGATGCTAAAGATCCTGACACCTCAATAGAGTTATTTGGAAAAAAGATGGACATACCTGTTTTTGCAGCACCTGTATCAGGAACTACTTTGAATATGGGTGGAAAGTTTACTGAGGAAGAGTATATTTCCTCGGTTATAGGAGGATGTCTGGATGCAGGAATATATCCTATGGTAGGAGATACAGCAGTAGATTCTTTTCTTATAACTAATCTTGAAAAACTTAAGGAATTTAATGGAGAAGGTATAGCTGTAATAAAACCCTGGGAAAATAAAAATGTTATAAGTAAAATAAAACTTGCTGAAAAAGCAGGAGCTTTTTCAGTAGGAATGGATATAGATGCTGCAGGATTAATAACCTTAGCACTTCATGGAAAACCTGTGGGACCTAAGACTTTAGAAGAAATAAAAGAAGTTGTAGAAAGTACAAAACTTCCTTTTATATTAAAGGGAATAATGACTCCAGATGAAGCAGAGCTTGCAGTTAAAGCTGGGGTAAGTGCCATAGTTGTTTCAAACCATGGTGGAAGAGTTTTAGATCAAACTCCTGGAGTGGCAGAGGTACTTCCAGAGATAGCGAAGTTAGTTAAAGGCAAGGTTACAATACTTGCAGATGGTGGTGTGAGAAGCGGTGTGGATGTACTTAAAATGTTGGCTTTAGGTGCAGATGCCGTACTTATAGGAAGACCTTTTGTAACTGCATCCTTTGGAGGACAAAGAGAAGGAGTAAAGGTTTATGTAGAAAATTTAAAGAGTGAACTAAAATCAGCTATGGTTTTGACAGGATGTAAGTCTGTTAAAAATATAGATGGTAGAATACTCTATAAATAG
- a CDS encoding U32 family peptidase yields the protein MKKVELLAPAGNLESLYAAVQAGADAVYLGGNKFSARAYASNFDDRTMKEAVEYCHLYNVKVYVTINTIMKEKELKEACKYAEFLYNVGVDALIIQDIGLASLLGEKLPELELHASTQMTVHNGEAALSLSKLGFERIVLSRELSLKEIEYISKTLKIETEIFIHGALCVCYSGQCLMSSMIGGRSGNRGRCAQPCRLPYEIVNKKDKGKHKGYILSPKDMCTIEDIREIIESGASSLKIEGRMKRPEYVAGVVSEYRNAIDDFYQEGKKLEDLSYIEGSKKRLLQLFNRQGFSKAYLYKNTGKDMMAYSFPKNTGIEIGKVNSDKSILLTEDISEGDGVRIGTSGFTISKLVKSGKETARAFKGESVKIFPANYKAGDRIYKTSNLIQLQKLEKIYEDHYGKKINLYLKIQFEVGKPVTLCCNYDKNDFRVEGQIVEEALKQPLSKERIYKSLNKTGNNIFKFDSIEFQIFQPGFLPISDLNEIRRRLLDEIKQYILNKNKKSNISSKKVYEIPVLKNNFDKVYLPPKMVFVSTNEQLKAAMESSFEHICINPFKQIKINNLNHLQSKKIYIKVPNIVKNEFNYIEKFIDKNLDEIEGIVTANLGIISKFRNKLNILGDYKLNITNSCALDFYSKIMNGSCLSVELSKYEINELIRNSNFKAQMFVYGKVELMVSEYCAVGSTFGGKTTSKNCKGICKEGEFFLIDRKKKEFPLNTDEFCRSYIYNSVATNLIPHIEELRNMGIDSFRVDFIDEDYSKTKKILECFEKEEFHGDFSEFTRGHYKNSIE from the coding sequence ATGAAAAAAGTGGAATTATTAGCTCCGGCAGGAAATTTAGAAAGTTTATATGCGGCAGTTCAAGCAGGGGCAGATGCTGTTTATCTTGGAGGAAATAAGTTTTCTGCAAGGGCTTATGCTTCTAACTTTGATGATAGAACTATGAAAGAGGCAGTTGAATATTGTCATCTATATAATGTAAAGGTATATGTTACTATAAATACCATAATGAAAGAAAAGGAATTGAAAGAAGCTTGTAAATATGCTGAGTTTTTGTATAATGTAGGAGTAGATGCCCTTATAATACAGGATATAGGATTGGCATCTCTTTTAGGAGAAAAGCTTCCTGAACTTGAATTGCATGCTTCTACTCAAATGACAGTACATAATGGAGAAGCTGCCTTGTCTTTAAGCAAACTAGGTTTTGAAAGAATAGTACTTTCTAGAGAACTTTCATTAAAAGAAATAGAGTATATATCTAAAACTCTCAAAATAGAAACGGAAATATTTATACACGGAGCTCTTTGCGTTTGCTATTCTGGACAGTGTCTTATGAGCAGTATGATTGGAGGAAGAAGTGGAAATAGAGGCAGATGTGCCCAGCCCTGCAGGCTTCCCTATGAAATTGTAAATAAGAAAGATAAAGGTAAACATAAGGGGTATATTTTAAGCCCAAAAGATATGTGTACTATTGAAGATATTAGGGAAATAATAGAAAGTGGAGCAAGTTCTTTGAAAATAGAAGGAAGAATGAAAAGACCAGAATATGTGGCAGGAGTTGTATCAGAATATAGAAATGCCATTGATGATTTCTACCAGGAAGGTAAAAAATTAGAGGATTTATCTTATATAGAAGGTAGTAAAAAAAGACTTTTGCAATTATTTAACAGACAGGGATTTTCAAAGGCTTACTTGTATAAAAATACTGGAAAAGATATGATGGCGTATTCTTTCCCTAAGAATACAGGCATAGAAATAGGTAAAGTAAATAGTGATAAAAGCATTCTACTTACTGAAGATATATCAGAAGGAGATGGAGTGAGAATTGGAACTAGTGGTTTTACTATTTCTAAACTGGTGAAGTCCGGAAAAGAAACTGCAAGGGCTTTTAAGGGAGAAAGTGTCAAAATCTTTCCAGCAAATTATAAAGCAGGAGATAGGATATATAAAACTTCTAACTTAATTCAGCTTCAAAAGTTAGAAAAGATATATGAAGATCATTATGGCAAGAAAATCAATTTATATTTAAAAATACAATTTGAAGTTGGAAAGCCAGTTACTTTGTGCTGCAATTACGATAAAAATGATTTTAGGGTGGAAGGACAAATAGTAGAAGAGGCTCTAAAGCAGCCCTTGAGTAAAGAGAGAATATATAAAAGTTTAAATAAAACTGGAAATAATATATTTAAGTTTGACAGCATAGAATTTCAAATATTTCAACCTGGATTTTTACCTATATCTGATTTAAATGAAATTAGAAGAAGACTTTTAGATGAAATCAAGCAATACATACTAAACAAAAATAAAAAAAGTAATATTTCAAGCAAAAAAGTATATGAAATACCTGTGTTAAAAAACAATTTTGATAAAGTATATTTACCGCCTAAAATGGTATTTGTAAGTACTAATGAGCAATTGAAGGCAGCGATGGAATCAAGTTTTGAACATATATGTATAAATCCGTTCAAACAAATTAAAATAAATAATTTAAATCATCTTCAATCTAAAAAAATATATATTAAAGTTCCCAATATAGTTAAAAACGAATTTAATTATATAGAGAAATTTATAGATAAAAACTTAGATGAAATTGAAGGCATAGTTACTGCAAATTTAGGTATAATAAGTAAGTTTAGAAATAAGCTAAATATATTAGGTGACTATAAGTTAAACATAACAAACAGCTGTGCACTGGATTTTTATAGCAAAATTATGAATGGATCTTGTTTAAGTGTAGAATTAAGTAAATATGAAATAAATGAGTTAATTAGAAATAGTAATTTTAAAGCTCAAATGTTTGTATATGGTAAAGTGGAGCTTATGGTAAGTGAGTACTGTGCTGTAGGAAGCACTTTTGGAGGCAAAACTACTTCTAAAAATTGTAAAGGTATTTGTAAAGAAGGGGAGTTCTTTCTTATAGACAGAAAGAAAAAAGAGTTTCCACTAAATACGGATGAATTCTGCAGAAGCTACATATATAATTCTGTTGCAACTAACCTTATACCTCATATAGAAGAACTTAGAAATATGGGAATTGACAGTTTTAGAGTAGATTTTATTGATGAAGATTATAGCAAGACTAAAAAAATATTAGAATGTTTTGAAAAAGAAGAATTTCATGGTGATTTTAGTGAGTTTACCAGAGGACATTATAAAAATAGTATAGAGTAA
- a CDS encoding DUF523 domain-containing protein, with protein sequence MILVSACLCGINTKYNGENNLCEKVLSLVKEGKALPLCPEQLGGLKTPRNPCEICSGTGEDVLNGKADVVSSKKENFTSEFLKGAYETLKVAKACNIKEAVLKSKSPSCGFGKIYDGSFSGNIIEGAGVTAELLSKNHIKIYGENDVDKAFQRK encoded by the coding sequence GTGATATTAGTAAGTGCATGCTTATGTGGTATTAATACTAAATATAATGGGGAAAATAATCTTTGCGAGAAAGTATTAAGTCTCGTGAAAGAAGGAAAGGCGCTGCCCTTATGTCCAGAACAGTTAGGCGGACTTAAGACTCCCAGAAATCCCTGCGAGATATGTAGTGGTACAGGTGAAGACGTTCTAAATGGAAAGGCTGATGTAGTAAGTTCTAAGAAAGAAAATTTTACAAGTGAATTTTTAAAGGGAGCTTATGAAACTTTAAAAGTAGCTAAGGCATGTAACATAAAAGAGGCTGTGTTAAAGTCTAAAAGTCCATCCTGTGGTTTTGGTAAAATTTATGATGGAAGTTTTAGTGGAAATATTATAGAGGGTGCTGGAGTAACAGCAGAACTTTTAAGTAAAAATCATATAAAAATATATGGAGAAAATGACGTTGATAAGGCATTTCAAAGAAAATAG